Proteins encoded in a region of the Quercus lobata isolate SW786 chromosome 8, ValleyOak3.0 Primary Assembly, whole genome shotgun sequence genome:
- the LOC115955524 gene encoding trifunctional UDP-glucose 4,6-dehydratase/UDP-4-keto-6-deoxy-D-glucose 3,5-epimerase/UDP-4-keto-L-rhamnose-reductase RHM1 yields MATYTPKNILITGAAGFIASHVANRLIRNYPDYKIVVLDKLDYCSNLKNLLPSKSSPNIKFVKGDIGSADLVNFLLITESIDTIMHFAAQTHVDNSFGNSFEFTKNNIYGTHVLLEACKVTGQIRRFIHVSTDEVYGETDEDAVVGNHEASQLLPTNPYSATKAGAEMLVMAYGRSYGLPVITTRGNNVYGPNQFPEKLIPKFILLAMQGKPLPIHGDGSNVRSYLYCEDVAEAFEVILHKGEVGHVYNIGTKKERRVIDVAKDICRLFSMDPEKSIKFVENRPFNDQRYFLDDQKLTILGWSEQTTWDEGLRKTMEWYINNPDWWGDVSGALLPHPRMLMMPGGIERHFDGSEEGKSASYVSNNTRMLVPPSKSIGSPRKHSLKFLIYGRTGWLGGLLGKICEKQGISFEYGRGRLEDRSSLLADIQNVKPTHVFNAAGVTGRPNVDWCESHKTETIRANVAGTLTLADVCREHGLLMMNFATGCIFEYDAAHPEGSGIGFKEEDKPNFIGSFYSKTKAMVEELLKEYDNVCTLRVRMPISSDLSNPRNFITKISRYNKVVNIPNSMTILDELLPISVEMAKRNLRGIWNFTNPGVVSHNEILEMYKQYIDPNFKWANFTLEEQAKVIVAPRSNNEMDASKLKKEFPELLSIKESLIKYVFEPNKKN; encoded by the exons ATGGCTACTTATACCCCTAAGAACATCCTCATCACTGGGGCTGCCGGGTTCATTGCATCCCACGTTGCCAACCGACTGATCCGTAACTACCCTGACTACAAGATTGTCGTGCTTGACAAGCTTGATTATTGCTCAAATCTGAAAAACCTCCTACCCTCAAAATCATCTCCTAATATCAAGTTTGTGAAGGGGGATATTGGTAGTGCTGACCTTGTCAACTTCCTCTTAATCACTGAGTCTATTGACACGATAATGCACTTTGCTGCCCAGACCCATGTTGACAACTCATTTGGCAACAGCTTTGAGTTTACCAAGAACAATATCTATGGTACCCATGTCCTTTTGGAAGCCTGCAAGGTCACTGGCCAGATCAGGAGGTTTATCCATGTGAGTACGGATGAGGTCTATGGGGAGACAGATGAGGATGCAGTTGTGGGAAACCATGAGGCTTCTCAACTCCTCCCAACAAACCCATATTCTGCCACAAAAGCTGGAGCAGAAATGCTTGTTATGGCATATGGTAGGTCATATGGGTTACCTGTGATAACAACACGTGGGAATAACGTGTATGGACCCAATCAGTTTCCCGAAAAATTAATTCCAAAGTTCATCCTCTTGGCCATGCAAGGGAAACCTCTTCCAATTCATGGTGATGGTTCTAATGTGAGGAGTTATTTGTATTGTGAGGATGTTGCTGAGGCTTTCGAAGTCATTCTTCATAAGGGAGAGGTTGGTCATGTGTACAATATCGGGACAAAGAAGGAAAGGAGAGTTATTGATGTGGCCAAAGATATTTGTAGGCTTTTCTCGATGGACCCAGAGAAAAGCATCAAGTTTGTGGAGAACAGACCATTTAATGACCAGAGATACTTTCTAGATGATCAGAAGCTGACAATCTTGGGGTGGTCAGAGCAAACTACATGGGACGAGGGGCTGAGAAAGACTATGGAGTGGTATATTAACAATCCTGATTGGTGGGGTGATGTCTCTGGGGCACTGCTTCCTCATCCAAGAATGCTGATGATGCCAGGTGGGATTGAGAGACACTTTGATGGGTCTGAAGAGGGAAAATCTGCATCTTATGTCTCAAATAATACCCGGATGCTGGTTCCACCTTCCAAAAGCATTGGCTCTCCTCGAAAACATTCCCTGAAGTTCTTGATCTATGGTAGGACTGGTTGGCTTGGTGGTCTGCTTGGGAAGATATGCGAGAAACAAGGGATTTCATTCGAATATGGAAGAGGGCGTCTAGAGGATCGATCATCGCTCTTGGCAGATATTCAGAATGTGAAGCCAACCCATGTTTTCAATGCTGCTGGTGTGACTGGTAGACCCAATGTAGATTGGTGTGAGTCTCACAAAACTGAAACAATTCGTGCAAATGTTGCTGGAACCTTAACCTTAGCAGATGTTTGCCGAGAGCATGGGCTATTGATGATGAATTTTGCTACAGGATGCATATTTGAGTATGATGCTGCACATCCTGAGGGTTCTGGCATTGGCTTTAAAGAGGAAGATAAACCCAATTTCATTGGTTCTTTCTATTCCAAAACCAAGGCTATG GTTGAGGAGCTGTTGAAAGAATATGACAATGTCTGCACCCTCAGAGTTCGGATGCCAATATCATCTGACCTAAGTAACCCACGGAACTTCATAACCAAGATTTCTCGTTACAACAAAGTCGTTAACATTCCAAACAGCATGACCATCTTGGATGAGCTTCTTCCCATCTCAGTTGAGATGGCGAAGCGGAACTTGAGGGGTATATGGAACTTCACAAACCCTGGGGTTGTAAGCCATAACGAGATTCTGGAGATGTACAAGCAATACATTGACCCCAACTTCAAGTGGGCTAACTTCACACTTGAGGAGCAAGCCAAGGTGATAGTGGCCCCTCGAAGCAACAATGAGATGGATGCATCAAAGTTGAAAAAAGAGTTCCCCGAGTTGCTATCTATCAAGGAGTCCCTGATTAAGTATGTATTCGaaccaaacaagaaaaactAA
- the LOC115956644 gene encoding uncharacterized protein LOC115956644 — MSKGKEKVSSSSKQFRWLPPMHEMMLRILTKKAAKGNKPSSTFRAGSFALVAKEITAQFEVKCHPSYVDNRMRTLRTMWSTIQTLRKKSGFGWDENLKMITCDAKTYQEEVMDSIAFIRFFKYNFHVTLAMHIESMQNILTKKIDFYDELAIVVGKDTTTGGFSKSYVDIENEPESGDSAEFVADNVEECVVEKGKNTVESSTTGSGISKSRKRERAPSNADDSVLTNLSDQLKEIVVAPKEINRGPVDYIALYNEVMAMMADGYSEDMLAIAFNHLCENEKTARGFLAKNARLRKLWLDGYLFSQI, encoded by the exons ATGTCAAAGGGCAAAGAGAAAGTTAGCAGCAGCAGCAAGCAATTTAGGTGGCTGCCACCCATGCATGAAATGATGCTTAGGATACTTACAAAGAAGGCTGCAAAGGGCAATAAGCCCTCTAGTACTTTTAGGGCCGGCTCCTTTGCTCTTGTAGCGAAGGAGATAACGGCCCAATTCGAGGTTAAGTGCCACCCGTCCTATGTTGACAACCGGATGCGAACTCTAAGGACCATGTGGTCCACTATTCAAACTCTTAGAAAGAAAAGTGGATTTGGTTGGGACGAAAATCTGAAAATGATAACTTGTGACGCTAAAACATACCAAGAAGAAGTTATG GATTCCATTGCTTTTATAAGGTTTTTCAAATATAACTTTCATGTCACCTTAGCTAT GCACATCGAAAGCATGCAGAatatcttaacaaaaaaaattgacttttatGATGAATTAGCGATTGTTGTGGGGAAGGACACAACCACAGGTGGCTTTTCTAAGTCCTATGTGGATATTGAAAATGAGCCAGAGAGTGGGGATAGTGCAGAGTTTGTTGCAGATAATGTGGAGGAATGTGTGGTTGAAAAAGGAAAGAACACAGTTGAATCATCCACCACTGGGTCGGGAATTTCCAAGTCCCGCAAAAGAGAGCGTGCACCTTCTAATGCTGATGATAGTGTGCTGACTAATCTGTCTGATCAGCTGAAGGAAATAGTTGTCGCTCCGAAAGAAATCAATCGGGGCCCGGTGGATTACATAGCTTTGTACAATGAGGTAATGGCTATGATGGCAGATGGATATAGCGAAGATATGCTCGCTATTGCCTTCAACCATCTTTGTGAAAATGAGAAGACGGCACGTGGATTTTTAGCCAAGAATGCTAGGTTGAGGAAGCTGTGGTTAGATGGTTATTTGTTCTCAcaaatttga